In Paludibaculum fermentans, the genomic stretch CTTCCAGGTGATGCCGATCTTCGATTCGACGCTGCGCGAGGCGATCGAGCCGCTGCTGCAGCCGGAGCCGCGCCCGATCGTGCTCGCGTTTTCGGCGCTGGTTGCCATCCTGGCTGCCTTCTGCTCGACGATTCTGCCTGCCCTGTACGCCGCCCGCGTGGATGTCAACGAATCGCTCAAGGACGGGTCCCGGAACGGCACTTCGGGTGTCCGCACCCATCGTGCGCGCTCCGTGCTGGTGGTGGCCGAAGTCGCCTTGGCCTCCATGGCCCTGGTCGGCGCGGGCCTGGCCGTCAATGCCTTCCAGAAGCTCTCTCGCGCCCGCCTTGGATTCGAACCGCGCAACGTGATCACGGCGCAGTTTCACCTGTCCACCAATGGCTATTCCCTCAAAAAGGAGCGGGCGTTTTCGCAGCAGCTCAGTGCCCGCCTGCAGTCAGCTCCGGGCATCGAACAAGTAGCGTATGCGAATTCGATTCCGCTCTCCATCATGGGTTCCGCCAGCGACCGGATTCGCGTCCCCGGCACCGAAAAGTCGCAGGGCGTGGTTTCCGTCTACGCGACGGCCGTCTCGCCCGGATACTTCGACCTGCTGAAGATCGCGCTGCTGGAAGGCCGGGACTTCGCGGCCCAGGACGATGCCACGCATCCCCGGGTCGTCATCGTCAATCAGACTCTGGCCCAGCGTTTCTTCCCGGGCTTGAACGCCATCGGCCGCAAGCTGCGCGTGAACGACGACGACTGCACCGTCATCGGCATCGCGCAGGACAGCAAGATCCGCAGTCCTCGCGAGGGACCGACGCCGGCTGTCTTCGCGTCCTTTGGCCAAAGTTTCTACTCCGGTCACAACAACTTCCTGTTCATCCGCACCCGCGACTTCGAAGCAGCCCGCGAAACGCTGCGCCGGGAAGTCCAGGCGATGGACACCAACCGCGCGTTGTATGAACCTTCGACCCTGGCCGAGCAGACCCAGGCGGGCCTGTTTGGCGAGCGCGTCGCTGCCGCCATGCTCTCCGCGCTGGCCCTGCTGGCCCTGCTGCTGGCCGCCGTCGGGCTGTATAGCGTAATGGCTTACGCGGTGAGCGAGCGCACGCGGGAGATTGGTGTCCGTATGGCGCTGGGGGCCCAGCGGCGGCAGGTCTTCGCGATGGTGCTGAACAATGCCCTCGCCTTGACGCTGACAGGGTTGATCGCCGGTGTTGCCGCTGCCATCGCCGCGGCTCGAGTGGTATCCAGTACCGTCGAGGCGGGCCTCGACTTCGCCGGCCCGGAGGTGTATGCGATAGCGGGTCTGCTCGTGTTGCTGGTGACCCTGCTGTCCACCTGTCTGCCCGCGCGCCGGGCCACGCGCATCGATCCGATGTCGGCGCTGCGGGCTGAGTAGGAGGGCGATCCGTACGGCCGGAAACATCCCGCCGCGGTCCGGCCGCGAGCGCGGAGGCGCTCCCAACCCGCCGGCAACCAGCGAGCGGCGCGACTACACGATCGTTGCGGCGGCCTATCCTGGCTCCGACAATTCCAAGGCAATCATTGCTCCGCGATATCATCACTTCCAGAAGTTATGCGTTTCCGGCTGTTGTTTGTAGGATTTCTTATTGCCCTAATCGGCTGGACTGCCGCTCCAGCAAACACCCGCCTCGCGGACAAGCTTGTCGTTAATAAATCGAAGCGCGAACTCCTGCTGTATAAGGGGCAGACTGTCATCCGAACCTACCGTGTCGCTCTCGGCCGCGATCCGGTTGGTCCAAAGCGCCGCGAAGGCGACGGCAAAACACCGGAAGGCACATACACAATCAGCGCCAAGTACGCCCAAAGCGCTTATCACATGGCGCTGCATATTTCGTATCCGAGCCCCGTTGATCGTGAGCGGGCACGCCGTGAAGGTGTCGCTCCAGGCGGCGACATCCTCATTCATGGACTCCCCAATGGTCGAGGTTGGCTTGGCGCCGCCCACAGATGGATGGACTGGACCCAGGGCTGTGTGGCCGTAACCAACGAGGAGATGGAAGAGATCTGGCGTCTGGTCGCCGTCGGAACGCCAATTCAGATCAATCCCTAGCCGAGTCGTACCGGAACTTCAGCGGATCGAATCCACGCTCCTCATTCTTACCCCACATCCCCACTCAATCGGCAAGCCTGCGCACGCGCAACCAGGCCAACGCTCTGGCGATCGCCTCATCGCGCGCCGCCAGCGTCGTGCCCCCGGAACCGAAGCTTCGCTTCATCGACTTTTCGAGCCTTTCCAGGGCCTCATCGCAGTACCGTGCCCCAAGTTCGGTGCGGCGAGTATCCGCCATCACCACGGCGAGCACGCGTGCGCCGGGCTCCGATCCGGACACGGTAGAACCGTACCATAGGAAGCGGTACCTGATTTCGTCTTTGGCCTGGTATTTGCCCACCAATGCTGCGAGTTTCCGCCATTCTGCGTCCGTGCCATACTTCTGCAACAACTCCAACGCATTCTGTAGCTC encodes the following:
- a CDS encoding ABC transporter permease, with the translated sequence MHIRNIVMRYFWNEFGSAVRLLRNRPAFSALVVATLALGIAANTTVFAWVDSLLLRPIPGVVNPGELLALEAASPTNPRIGQLQHPDFRDFQRQMTSAAGVIASHISFFTVGPVDHPRRVLGQVVSANYFDVLGVKPALGRMLLTAEDRDEKGAYAVAVISHRFWLSYFRGDPGVVGQSARVNGHQYVIVGVAPANFAGTYGGVAFDVWIPLSRIVEAGALNTWAASDRNARFLDVIIRRKSDASLTRVRAEAAVVGTRIAAAFPDTHRGIGATLVPMADATSGLQASLGSPLRLLMGVCALVLLIACANVANLLMARSVSRQREFGIRIALGAGRTALLRQIFFEVLVLAGAGAVVGVLLAQWLGESLFQVMPIFDSTLREAIEPLLQPEPRPIVLAFSALVAILAAFCSTILPALYAARVDVNESLKDGSRNGTSGVRTHRARSVLVVAEVALASMALVGAGLAVNAFQKLSRARLGFEPRNVITAQFHLSTNGYSLKKERAFSQQLSARLQSAPGIEQVAYANSIPLSIMGSASDRIRVPGTEKSQGVVSVYATAVSPGYFDLLKIALLEGRDFAAQDDATHPRVVIVNQTLAQRFFPGLNAIGRKLRVNDDDCTVIGIAQDSKIRSPREGPTPAVFASFGQSFYSGHNNFLFIRTRDFEAARETLRREVQAMDTNRALYEPSTLAEQTQAGLFGERVAAAMLSALALLALLLAAVGLYSVMAYAVSERTREIGVRMALGAQRRQVFAMVLNNALALTLTGLIAGVAAAIAAARVVSSTVEAGLDFAGPEVYAIAGLLVLLVTLLSTCLPARRATRIDPMSALRAE
- a CDS encoding L,D-transpeptidase family protein — encoded protein: MRFRLLFVGFLIALIGWTAAPANTRLADKLVVNKSKRELLLYKGQTVIRTYRVALGRDPVGPKRREGDGKTPEGTYTISAKYAQSAYHMALHISYPSPVDRERARREGVAPGGDILIHGLPNGRGWLGAAHRWMDWTQGCVAVTNEEMEEIWRLVAVGTPIQINP